Proteins encoded together in one Planctomycetia bacterium window:
- a CDS encoding DUF5615 family PIN-like protein yields the protein MALVIDMNLSVEWVEYFRQAGISASHWSRCGAATAPDTEIMRWALERGQIVFTHDLDFGAVLALTHATGPSVFQIRGSRVLPEHIGSLVLTALRQYEADLERGAIVVVEPTKSRVRILPF from the coding sequence ATCGCGCTCGTCATCGATATGAACCTCTCGGTCGAGTGGGTGGAATACTTTCGACAAGCGGGAATCTCAGCCTCGCATTGGAGCCGATGCGGCGCCGCAACTGCTCCCGACACCGAGATCATGCGTTGGGCATTGGAACGCGGGCAGATCGTGTTTACACACGACCTCGATTTCGGTGCCGTACTCGCGCTGACACACGCTACCGGCCCAAGCGTATTTCAGATACGTGGTTCCCGCGTGCTTCCCGAGCACATCGGATCGCTCGTTCTTACAGCACTGCGACAGTACGAAGCGGACCTAGAAAGAGGGGCAATCGTCGTCGTCGAACCGACAAAGAGTCGGGTGCGGATTCTGCCGTTCTAA
- a CDS encoding phenylacetate--CoA ligase family protein: MSPLRTFEERRRLESLDAESLQAWQLSRFNDLIARILPTNRFYAEKLASITFPLTSLKQLADLPFTYKDELLAGRHGEAAAANLTYPMEKYVRFHQTSGTRGRPMVVLDTADDWQGWMDCWQHYFDAGEVAEADAVFFAFSFGPYIGFWSALEAAAARGCMVVPGGGMNTAVRLELLKSSRASVVCCTPSYALHMAETATERNIDVRSFGVRTFILAGEPGGSLPAVRESIERQWGARVIDHAGASEVGPWGFGDFAGDGLYVLESDFIAEFLAIETGAPARDGELAELVLTSLGRAGLPAIRYRTGDLVRVRRKHSLPRRFAFLEGGIVGRTDDMLIIRGVNVFPSAIDQILRGFPEVVEYRVTARSSGAMDVLEVEIEDRLHQPERVADELRVRLGIKVDVGEVAIGTLPRFEGKGRRFVDQRKSKRT; the protein is encoded by the coding sequence ATGAGCCCACTACGCACCTTCGAAGAACGCCGACGCTTGGAATCGCTCGATGCCGAATCGCTTCAGGCATGGCAATTGAGCCGTTTCAACGACCTGATCGCGCGCATTCTGCCGACGAACCGTTTCTACGCCGAGAAGCTGGCGAGCATCACGTTTCCGCTGACGTCGCTCAAGCAACTGGCGGACCTGCCGTTCACGTATAAAGACGAGCTTCTCGCCGGGAGGCATGGTGAGGCGGCTGCCGCTAATCTGACTTACCCGATGGAGAAATACGTCCGCTTCCATCAGACCTCGGGGACGCGCGGCCGGCCGATGGTCGTGCTCGATACGGCCGACGACTGGCAAGGGTGGATGGACTGTTGGCAACACTATTTCGACGCCGGCGAAGTCGCCGAGGCCGATGCCGTGTTCTTCGCGTTCTCGTTCGGGCCGTATATCGGCTTTTGGAGCGCGCTCGAGGCCGCTGCGGCGCGCGGCTGCATGGTGGTGCCCGGCGGCGGCATGAACACCGCGGTCCGGCTCGAGTTGTTGAAGTCGAGTCGGGCCTCGGTCGTCTGTTGCACGCCGAGCTACGCGCTGCACATGGCCGAAACGGCGACCGAGCGCAACATCGACGTCCGCTCGTTCGGCGTCCGTACGTTCATCCTCGCGGGTGAGCCGGGTGGATCGTTGCCGGCGGTGCGCGAGTCGATCGAACGACAATGGGGAGCCCGCGTGATCGATCATGCAGGCGCTTCGGAAGTGGGGCCGTGGGGCTTCGGCGATTTCGCCGGCGACGGCTTGTATGTTCTCGAAAGCGATTTCATCGCCGAGTTTCTGGCGATCGAAACCGGTGCGCCCGCGCGCGACGGCGAACTTGCCGAACTCGTCCTGACGTCGCTCGGCCGGGCCGGTTTGCCGGCGATCCGCTATCGCACCGGCGACTTGGTTCGGGTGCGGCGGAAGCATTCGCTGCCGCGGCGCTTCGCGTTTCTCGAAGGAGGCATCGTCGGCCGTACCGACGACATGCTGATCATTCGGGGCGTGAACGTGTTTCCGTCGGCCATCGATCAGATCTTGCGCGGCTTTCCCGAAGTGGTCGAGTATCGCGTGACCGCGCGCTCCAGCGGTGCGATGGATGTGCTCGAGGTCGAGATCGAAGATCGGCTGCATCAGCCGGAACGGGTAGCGGATGAACTGCGCGTGCGGCTGGGGATCAAAGTCGATGTGGGTGAAGTCGCGATCGGAACTCTTCCGCGCTTCGAGGGGAAGGGACGGCGCTTCGTCGATCAACGTAAATCGAAACGAACGTGA
- a CDS encoding DUF433 domain-containing protein, with the protein MKFARITHDPATMGGKPCIRGMRVTVATVVGLLASGESRERILQAYPYLEASDLDEALAYAAWRLQEREELLIDS; encoded by the coding sequence ATGAAGTTCGCTCGTATTACGCACGATCCGGCAACGATGGGAGGCAAGCCTTGTATTCGAGGCATGCGCGTCACCGTCGCAACGGTCGTCGGTCTTTTGGCGTCGGGAGAGTCGCGAGAACGAATCCTTCAGGCCTATCCCTATCTTGAAGCCTCGGATTTGGATGAGGCATTGGCATACGCCGCTTGGCGCTTGCAAGAACGAGAAGAATTACTCATCGACTCATGA
- a CDS encoding SDR family oxidoreductase codes for MAAKLRPLKDQTIVITGASSGIGLVTARAAAKQGARLILFARNGEALDALEQEINDAGGQAVKVVGDVSDPGDVQRAVDASIEHFGGFETWVNNAGVSVYGRIEEVSLEDHRRVFETNFWGVVHGSIAAIHHFKVRNVRGFGAALINVGSALADRSIPLQGMYCASKHAVKGFTDALRMEVEEAGYPVSVTLIKPAAIDTPYTEHAKNYFQDEPQNPPPVYAPDTVARAILHAAVHPERDLYAGAAGKLFSVLEKYAPRLTDKMMEATMFQQQHSGRPKPTNRIDGFYQPGIGLHERGNYPGFVQERSLYTEARIHPIVTGVILGAIGLAAAAILTGPAVKRR; via the coding sequence ATGGCCGCGAAACTCAGACCATTAAAAGACCAGACGATCGTCATCACGGGGGCCTCGAGCGGCATCGGCCTCGTCACGGCCCGAGCCGCCGCGAAGCAAGGGGCGCGCCTCATCCTCTTCGCTCGCAACGGTGAAGCCCTCGACGCACTCGAGCAAGAAATCAACGACGCCGGAGGCCAAGCGGTCAAAGTCGTCGGCGATGTTTCCGATCCCGGCGATGTGCAGCGGGCCGTCGATGCCTCGATCGAGCACTTCGGCGGCTTCGAAACCTGGGTCAACAACGCCGGCGTTTCGGTCTACGGACGGATCGAAGAAGTGTCACTCGAAGATCATCGTCGCGTTTTCGAGACGAACTTCTGGGGCGTCGTGCATGGCTCGATCGCAGCGATCCACCATTTCAAGGTGCGCAACGTCCGAGGCTTCGGCGCGGCGCTCATCAACGTCGGCTCGGCATTGGCCGATCGTTCGATACCGCTGCAAGGGATGTACTGCGCCAGTAAGCATGCCGTGAAAGGCTTCACCGACGCGCTACGAATGGAAGTCGAAGAGGCAGGCTACCCTGTCTCGGTCACGCTCATCAAGCCGGCCGCGATCGATACGCCATACACAGAGCACGCGAAAAACTATTTCCAAGACGAGCCGCAAAATCCACCCCCGGTCTACGCCCCCGACACCGTAGCCCGCGCAATCTTGCATGCCGCCGTGCATCCGGAGCGCGACCTCTATGCGGGCGCCGCGGGAAAGCTATTCAGCGTGTTGGAAAAATACGCCCCTCGGCTGACCGACAAGATGATGGAAGCGACGATGTTTCAACAACAGCACAGCGGCCGCCCCAAGCCGACGAACCGCATCGACGGCTTCTATCAACCCGGCATCGGCTTGCATGAGCGGGGTAACTATCCCGGCTTCGTACAAGAACGGAGCCTCTACACCGAAGCGCGCATCCACCCGATCGTGACGGGAGTGATCCTCGGCGCTATCGGGCTGGCCGCCGCCGCGATTCTTACAGGCCCGGCCGTGAAGCGCCGCTAA
- a CDS encoding putative hydro-lyase: MNTEPTWDRSPALFRAEVRAGRFSGPTAGRCPGYVQANVVVVPEAFADEFGEFCRLNSQACPLLDRLLPGATRPSIAADADMRTDVPRYRVFRYGVADVIERQSVVDRWRDDLVTFLLGCSFTFETALTAAGLPVRHIDEGRNVSMYLTSRACATAGRFAGPLVVSMRPYRPEQIDRVVAITGSFPAMHGAPVHIGDPAALGIRDLARPDFGDPVTIRDGEVPLFWACGVTPQLALAAAQPEIAITHSPGRMLITDLADAQFQIPSS; encoded by the coding sequence GTGAACACCGAACCAACTTGGGATCGCTCGCCCGCTCTGTTTCGCGCCGAGGTGCGCGCCGGAAGATTCTCCGGCCCGACCGCCGGGCGATGCCCGGGCTACGTGCAAGCCAATGTCGTCGTCGTGCCCGAGGCTTTTGCGGATGAATTCGGCGAGTTTTGCCGCTTGAATTCGCAAGCCTGTCCGCTGCTCGATCGATTGCTCCCCGGCGCTACGAGGCCGAGCATCGCCGCCGATGCCGATATGCGAACCGATGTGCCGCGCTATCGGGTCTTCCGCTACGGTGTGGCAGACGTCATCGAACGGCAGAGCGTCGTCGACCGCTGGCGCGACGACTTGGTGACGTTCCTGCTCGGGTGTTCGTTCACGTTCGAAACGGCGCTCACGGCCGCCGGGTTGCCTGTGCGGCACATCGACGAAGGGCGGAACGTGTCGATGTATTTGACGTCGCGCGCTTGCGCAACTGCCGGCCGATTCGCGGGGCCGCTCGTCGTGAGCATGCGGCCTTATCGACCGGAGCAGATCGACCGCGTCGTTGCGATCACCGGAAGTTTTCCGGCCATGCACGGCGCGCCGGTCCACATCGGCGACCCGGCGGCGCTCGGAATTCGCGATCTCGCTCGGCCCGACTTCGGCGACCCCGTAACGATCCGCGACGGAGAGGTGCCGCTGTTCTGGGCCTGCGGCGTGACCCCGCAACTCGCACTCGCCGCGGCCCAACCGGAAATCGCGATCACACACAGCCCGGGACGGATGCTGATTACGGATCTAGCAGATGCGCAGTTTCAAATTCCGTCGAGTTAG
- a CDS encoding cysteine desulfurase-like protein, with translation MAIPSGFEVAALRRQFPALSQRHGAREAVFFDGPAGSQVPERVIAAIANYLRTMNANHGGMFATSVRSDAMLDEAHRAAADFVGADDPDCCYFGANMTTLTFALSRALAQTWNRGDEVIVSHLDHDADFTPWVLAARDAGAIVRQIEIRPDCTLDLDDLRAKLSPRTRLVAVGCASNAVGTINPVAKIAEMAHAVGAKVFLDAVHYAPHRLIDVAAWGCDFIACSAYKFFGPHVGLMWGRRELLESLTAYKVRPAPNELPGKWMTGTQNHEGIAGTLAAIDYLADLGGSPATRRESLTAAFGIIRHCETELAVRLQTGLDRLPQFRSWGITDTKRFDERVPTFSISHRTLPSIEVARRLAEAGIYVWHGNFYALPLTETLGVEPAGLVRIGLLHYNTEEEVQYLLDTLKTIS, from the coding sequence ATGGCGATTCCATCGGGTTTCGAAGTCGCCGCGCTGCGTCGGCAGTTCCCTGCTCTTTCGCAGCGGCATGGTGCGCGTGAGGCGGTGTTTTTCGATGGTCCGGCCGGCAGCCAAGTGCCCGAGCGCGTCATCGCTGCCATCGCGAATTATTTGCGGACGATGAACGCCAATCACGGCGGCATGTTCGCCACCAGCGTGCGCAGCGATGCAATGCTCGACGAAGCACATCGGGCCGCGGCCGACTTCGTCGGAGCCGACGACCCCGATTGCTGCTACTTCGGCGCGAACATGACGACCCTCACGTTCGCCCTGTCGCGAGCCTTGGCACAAACATGGAATCGGGGCGATGAGGTGATCGTGAGCCACTTGGATCACGACGCCGATTTCACTCCTTGGGTGCTTGCGGCGCGCGATGCGGGTGCGATCGTGCGGCAGATCGAGATTCGGCCCGACTGTACGCTCGACCTCGATGACTTGCGGGCGAAGCTTTCGCCGCGCACGCGATTGGTCGCCGTCGGTTGTGCATCGAATGCCGTCGGCACGATCAATCCGGTGGCGAAGATCGCGGAGATGGCGCACGCGGTCGGCGCGAAGGTGTTTCTCGATGCCGTACATTACGCGCCGCACCGCTTGATCGACGTCGCAGCTTGGGGTTGCGATTTTATCGCTTGCTCGGCGTATAAGTTCTTCGGTCCGCATGTCGGCCTGATGTGGGGACGTCGCGAGTTGTTGGAATCGCTCACGGCGTATAAGGTTCGGCCGGCGCCGAACGAACTGCCCGGCAAGTGGATGACCGGCACGCAGAACCACGAAGGAATCGCGGGGACTTTAGCGGCGATCGACTATCTCGCCGACCTCGGCGGTAGTCCGGCCACGCGCCGCGAATCGCTCACAGCGGCGTTCGGGATCATTCGGCATTGCGAAACCGAACTGGCCGTACGGTTGCAGACCGGCCTCGATCGGTTGCCGCAGTTTCGCTCCTGGGGAATTACCGACACGAAGCGTTTCGACGAACGGGTGCCGACGTTCTCGATCTCGCATCGAACGCTGCCGTCGATCGAGGTGGCCCGGCGCTTGGCCGAGGCCGGCATCTACGTTTGGCACGGCAACTTCTATGCGTTGCCGCTTACGGAAACGCTCGGCGTCGAGCCGGCGGGACTGGTCCGGATCGGCCTGTTGCATTACAACACGGAAGAGGAAGTGCAGTACCTTCTCGACACGTTGAAGACCATTTCGTAA
- a CDS encoding DUF971 domain-containing protein gives MSLPQPTGLSLLPDARLSIEWSDGTRRSYAVGELRDKCPCATCREKRNAPPAASNPMMLNVLSAAEAKPLELLGMNPVGNYAYAIHFSDGHDTGIYTFELLQEIGSPA, from the coding sequence ATGTCTCTTCCGCAACCGACCGGACTTTCGCTCTTGCCCGACGCTCGATTGTCGATCGAGTGGAGCGACGGCACGCGCCGCAGTTACGCAGTCGGCGAACTGCGCGACAAGTGTCCGTGCGCGACCTGCCGCGAGAAACGGAACGCTCCTCCGGCTGCGTCGAACCCGATGATGCTCAACGTCCTTTCGGCGGCCGAAGCGAAGCCTTTGGAGTTGCTCGGTATGAATCCCGTGGGCAACTACGCCTACGCGATCCACTTCAGCGACGGCCACGATACGGGCATCTATACGTTCGAACTGCTGCAAGAAATCGGCAGCCCGGCGTAG
- a CDS encoding cupin domain-containing protein, translated as MLSLVEFEPGAVVEMHQHPHEQMGMLLEGELTFTIGGETRVVRAGEMWRIPGHVPHKAVAGDKPVRALDVFNPIREDYR; from the coding sequence ATGCTCTCGCTCGTCGAGTTCGAGCCGGGTGCCGTCGTCGAGATGCACCAGCATCCGCACGAGCAGATGGGGATGCTGCTTGAAGGAGAGCTCACGTTTACGATCGGCGGCGAAACGCGCGTGGTCCGCGCGGGAGAAATGTGGCGCATCCCCGGCCATGTCCCGCATAAGGCCGTCGCCGGCGACAAACCGGTGCGGGCTCTCGACGTCTTCAACCCGATTCGAGAAGACTATCGGTAA
- a CDS encoding S9 family peptidase, with the protein MMSRTSWVAVVACVVLGGASAMCAAAEPPAYLKDVPLISRQILFGNPDKAAARISPDGKRMSFLAPLDGVLNVWVGPAGDPAAAKAVTNDKKRGIRSYFWAFTNKHILYVQDAGGDENFHVYCVDLTSGETKDLTPIKGVAAQIESVSHRFPNEILVGLNDRDPQVHDVHRVNLDTGKLELVAKNEQGFTGYVIDEDYKIRFATKFAQDGGNEILQLAEGGEWKPFEKIPMSDTLTTGAAGFDKTGTILYMMDSRNRNTGALFGVNLKTGERNLIAANPLADIGGVMSHPTENTIEAVSFTYERTEWTVLSDTVAADLKYLRTVADGEIEITSRTLDDTVWTVAFLMDNGPVRYYLYDRKPKQAKFLFTNRKDLEGLPLVKMHPVVITARDGLKLVCYLSLPKGTDPDEDGRPNQPLPLILDVHGGPWSRDSWGYNAESQWHANRGYAVLSVNYRGSTGFGKEFVNAGNKEWAGKMHDDLLDAVKWAVNEKVADSKKVAISGGSYGGYATLVGLTVTPDVFACGIDVVGPSNILTLIATIPAYWQPAIQMFKDRVGDFTSEEGRKFLTERSPLSHVDRINKPLLIGQGANDPRVKQSEADQIVKAMEEKKIPVTYVLYPDEGHGFARPQNRMSFNAVTEAFLAERLGGRFEPIGKDFEGSSIQVPAGAGDVPGLAAALPKTKKVDELPPK; encoded by the coding sequence ATGATGAGCCGAACGAGTTGGGTCGCAGTCGTGGCGTGTGTTGTTCTCGGCGGCGCTTCCGCGATGTGTGCCGCGGCCGAACCGCCGGCCTATCTCAAAGACGTGCCGCTGATTTCGCGGCAGATTCTCTTCGGCAATCCCGACAAAGCAGCCGCCCGCATCTCGCCCGACGGCAAGCGAATGAGCTTCCTCGCCCCGCTCGACGGCGTACTCAATGTGTGGGTCGGACCGGCAGGCGATCCGGCAGCGGCGAAAGCCGTGACGAACGATAAGAAGCGAGGCATCCGTTCTTACTTCTGGGCCTTTACGAACAAGCACATTCTCTACGTGCAAGATGCCGGCGGCGACGAGAACTTCCACGTCTACTGCGTCGACCTGACGAGCGGCGAGACGAAAGACCTGACGCCGATCAAAGGGGTCGCCGCGCAGATCGAATCGGTAAGCCATCGCTTCCCGAACGAGATCTTGGTCGGCCTGAACGATCGCGATCCGCAAGTACACGACGTGCATCGCGTGAACCTCGATACCGGCAAGCTCGAACTCGTCGCCAAGAACGAGCAAGGCTTCACCGGCTACGTCATCGACGAAGACTATAAGATTCGCTTCGCCACGAAGTTCGCTCAAGACGGCGGCAACGAAATCTTGCAACTCGCCGAAGGGGGCGAGTGGAAGCCGTTCGAGAAGATCCCGATGAGCGACACCCTCACGACCGGGGCGGCCGGCTTCGACAAGACCGGCACTATTCTCTACATGATGGATAGCCGCAATCGCAACACCGGTGCGCTGTTCGGCGTGAACCTCAAGACCGGCGAACGGAATCTCATCGCCGCGAATCCGTTGGCCGACATCGGCGGCGTGATGTCGCATCCAACCGAGAACACGATCGAAGCGGTATCGTTTACCTACGAGCGCACGGAATGGACCGTGCTGAGCGACACCGTCGCGGCCGATCTCAAATACCTTCGCACCGTCGCCGACGGCGAGATCGAAATCACGAGCCGCACGCTCGACGACACCGTTTGGACCGTCGCGTTTCTCATGGACAACGGCCCGGTGCGCTACTACTTATACGACCGTAAGCCGAAGCAAGCGAAGTTCCTCTTCACGAACCGCAAAGACCTCGAAGGCTTGCCGCTCGTGAAGATGCATCCGGTCGTCATCACGGCCCGCGACGGCCTAAAGCTCGTCTGTTATTTATCACTTCCGAAGGGGACCGATCCCGACGAAGATGGCCGCCCGAACCAACCGTTGCCGCTTATTCTCGACGTTCACGGAGGTCCCTGGTCGCGCGACTCTTGGGGCTACAACGCCGAGTCGCAATGGCATGCCAACCGCGGCTATGCCGTGCTGAGCGTCAACTATCGGGGCTCGACCGGCTTCGGCAAAGAGTTCGTCAACGCCGGTAATAAAGAATGGGCCGGCAAGATGCACGACGATCTGTTGGACGCCGTGAAATGGGCCGTGAACGAAAAGGTGGCCGATTCGAAAAAGGTCGCGATCTCCGGCGGCAGCTACGGCGGCTATGCCACGCTCGTCGGTCTGACCGTCACGCCCGACGTGTTCGCCTGCGGGATCGACGTCGTCGGTCCGTCGAACATCCTCACGCTCATCGCAACGATCCCCGCCTACTGGCAACCCGCGATTCAGATGTTCAAGGATCGGGTCGGTGATTTCACCAGCGAAGAAGGCCGCAAGTTCCTTACCGAGCGCTCGCCGCTGTCGCACGTCGACCGCATTAACAAGCCGTTGCTCATCGGCCAAGGAGCCAACGACCCGCGCGTGAAGCAGTCCGAGGCCGATCAGATCGTGAAGGCGATGGAAGAGAAGAAGATTCCGGTAACGTACGTCCTCTATCCCGACGAAGGGCACGGCTTCGCACGGCCGCAGAATCGGATGTCGTTCAACGCCGTCACCGAAGCGTTTCTCGCCGAGCGATTAGGGGGCCGCTTCGAGCCGATCGGCAAAGACTTCGAAGGCTCCTCGATTCAAGTCCCGGCCGGCGCCGGCGACGTACCGGGCCTCGCAGCCGCACTGCCGAAGACGAAGAAGGTGGATGAATTGCCGCCGAAGTAA
- a CDS encoding ComEC/Rec2 family competence protein, whose protein sequence is MSPDASRHRHYQPLLQVAAAVCLGIAIDRYTAIVYAVWWGVASAAAVLWSVCLRKRWDRSAAIVLLIGCGAVGGLRHHDRWYFFSDDDLGWSAGVEPRPIALEAIVTESPRNITSVSDQAVGSVVKSRFKIRAIRIRDDETWRGASGVADVQVDGAVEKVAAGDLVLLFGRIARPSPPLNPGEFDFAAHYRADRKLCVVRLASPEGVSVVELCSTWNLFARLSNVRSAAHAWLLRNIPTDQVGFASALLLGYRDMLDRRDNGAFFRTGTVHILSISGLHIGILALFLHGALRLGWLRPNVATAVTLGVTLSYALVIDAEPPALRAVIVVMAAAIASFARRPALGMNLLASSALIVLWLNPCDLFRVGPQLSFLAAGVLAWSAERRRKQVEVDALVKVKAETVPRWRRFIYGRWSRFGRGLVVSTAICFATTPLVAERFHILSPISLLLTPLLGIPIALALLFGFFTLTLGWLVPPLAPILGEVCGAMLRLIEFVVQRTQHWPGAALWLPGPSQAATFGFYTLLALWALWPSGGKVKPAIVFIALVGISAAMIPRRAELDDVALRCTFVSVGHGLAVVVETRDGAAWLYDCGKLGSEEGAARAISGVLWSRGITRLERIVVSHGDADHYNGLPQLLDQFSVAEICVSGNLEAGDGPAMRYIRQEATRAGVPIRAVVAGDRLSAADSIATVEMRQPSPHEHFETDNAESIVLELSAAGRRILLTGDLEGLGLERLLAQPPVDCDVVLAPHHGSARSNPPGLARWSRPEWVVVSGYVDASGAVREAYRSAGAKVLETTVAGAITATIERDGTLRIETFRH, encoded by the coding sequence ATGTCGCCCGACGCTTCACGTCATCGCCACTATCAGCCCCTCTTGCAGGTCGCGGCAGCGGTGTGCCTCGGCATCGCGATCGACCGCTACACGGCGATCGTCTACGCAGTTTGGTGGGGCGTGGCGAGCGCCGCGGCCGTGCTTTGGTCGGTATGCCTGAGGAAGCGTTGGGATCGTTCGGCGGCGATCGTGCTCTTGATCGGGTGCGGCGCCGTCGGAGGCTTACGGCATCACGACCGCTGGTACTTCTTTTCCGACGACGATCTCGGTTGGTCCGCCGGCGTCGAGCCGCGACCCATCGCGCTGGAAGCGATCGTCACGGAGTCGCCGCGCAATATCACGAGCGTTTCCGACCAAGCGGTCGGTTCCGTCGTCAAAAGCCGCTTCAAGATTCGAGCGATCCGCATTCGCGACGACGAAACTTGGCGCGGCGCGAGCGGCGTGGCCGATGTTCAGGTGGACGGTGCCGTCGAAAAGGTCGCCGCCGGCGATCTCGTGTTGCTGTTCGGGCGCATCGCGCGTCCTTCGCCGCCGCTGAACCCCGGCGAGTTCGATTTCGCGGCGCATTATCGAGCCGATCGGAAATTGTGCGTCGTGCGGTTGGCCTCGCCGGAAGGAGTCAGCGTCGTCGAGCTCTGTTCGACTTGGAATCTTTTCGCACGGCTCTCGAACGTGCGCAGCGCGGCGCATGCGTGGCTGCTGCGTAACATTCCGACGGATCAAGTCGGCTTTGCCTCGGCATTGTTGCTCGGCTATCGCGATATGTTGGATCGTCGCGACAACGGGGCCTTCTTCCGAACCGGCACGGTTCACATCTTGTCGATCTCGGGCCTGCACATCGGCATCTTAGCGTTGTTTCTTCACGGCGCACTACGACTCGGCTGGCTCCGCCCGAACGTAGCGACGGCCGTGACGCTCGGCGTCACGCTTTCGTATGCGCTCGTGATCGACGCCGAGCCCCCTGCCCTGCGCGCGGTGATCGTCGTGATGGCGGCGGCGATCGCTTCGTTTGCGCGGCGGCCTGCGCTCGGCATGAACTTATTGGCGAGTTCGGCGTTGATCGTGTTGTGGCTCAATCCGTGCGATTTGTTTCGGGTCGGACCGCAGTTGTCGTTTCTCGCGGCAGGCGTGTTGGCTTGGAGCGCGGAGCGGCGACGCAAGCAGGTCGAAGTCGATGCTTTAGTGAAGGTCAAAGCCGAAACCGTGCCCCGTTGGCGGCGGTTTATCTACGGTCGATGGAGTCGCTTCGGGAGGGGGCTCGTCGTTTCGACGGCGATCTGTTTCGCAACGACCCCGCTCGTCGCCGAGCGATTTCACATCCTCTCACCGATCTCGCTCTTGCTCACGCCGCTGCTCGGGATCCCGATCGCGTTGGCTTTGCTGTTCGGGTTTTTTACGTTAACCCTCGGCTGGCTGGTGCCGCCGCTCGCGCCGATCTTGGGGGAAGTCTGCGGCGCGATGTTGCGGCTCATCGAGTTCGTCGTGCAACGAACGCAGCATTGGCCGGGAGCCGCGTTATGGCTGCCGGGACCATCGCAGGCGGCGACGTTCGGGTTCTATACGTTGCTCGCCTTGTGGGCGCTCTGGCCGAGCGGGGGCAAGGTAAAGCCGGCGATCGTCTTCATCGCTCTCGTCGGCATCTCGGCGGCGATGATTCCGCGCCGCGCCGAGTTAGACGACGTCGCGCTACGCTGCACGTTCGTCAGCGTCGGGCATGGGTTGGCCGTCGTCGTCGAGACGAGAGACGGTGCCGCTTGGTTGTACGATTGCGGCAAGCTCGGGAGCGAGGAAGGAGCGGCCCGCGCGATCTCGGGCGTGCTGTGGTCGCGCGGCATTACGCGACTCGAGCGAATCGTCGTCTCGCACGGCGATGCCGATCACTACAATGGGTTGCCGCAACTTCTCGATCAGTTTAGCGTCGCGGAGATTTGCGTTTCCGGCAATCTTGAAGCCGGCGACGGCCCGGCGATGCGCTACATTCGGCAAGAGGCGACTCGGGCCGGCGTGCCGATTCGGGCCGTCGTTGCCGGCGACCGGCTTTCGGCTGCCGACTCGATCGCGACGGTCGAGATGCGGCAGCCTTCGCCGCACGAGCATTTCGAAACGGATAATGCCGAGAGCATCGTCTTGGAACTAAGCGCCGCGGGTCGGCGGATATTATTGACCGGCGACCTCGAAGGGCTCGGCCTTGAGCGCTTACTCGCGCAGCCGCCGGTGGACTGCGACGTCGTGCTGGCCCCGCATCACGGCAGCGCGCGGAGCAATCCGCCCGGGCTGGCACGCTGGAGCCGGCCGGAATGGGTCGTGGTGTCCGGCTATGTCGATGCGAGCGGTGCCGTGCGCGAGGCATATCGATCGGCCGGGGCCAAGGTGCTGGAAACGACCGTGGCCGGCGCCATTACCGCCACGATCGAGCGCGACGGCACCTTGCGCATCGAGACCTTTCGGCATTAG